Proteins co-encoded in one Bradyrhizobium sp. 170 genomic window:
- a CDS encoding chlorite dismutase family protein — translation MFTIFRGGRSGAWRVTRFGPVRGASLAPTPTLSVVHSLSIALPIMPSPTSWRLAGVASHLRYTERDEKKRLDADPAEIGRPEATYAALIPIKKSATWWELTQEERRQIFEDRSHHIAASLKYLPAVARQLYHSRDLGEPFDFLTWFEYAPADADAFEELVRTLRATEEWRYVEREVDIRMERERLDAG, via the coding sequence ATGTTCACGATTTTCAGAGGCGGCCGGAGCGGGGCATGGCGGGTGACGCGGTTCGGGCCGGTCAGGGGCGCGTCGCTGGCGCCGACGCCGACGCTGTCGGTCGTGCATTCGCTGTCGATCGCGCTGCCGATCATGCCCTCGCCGACCTCCTGGCGGCTGGCCGGCGTCGCCAGCCACCTGCGCTATACCGAGCGCGACGAAAAGAAGCGGCTTGATGCCGATCCAGCCGAGATCGGCCGACCCGAGGCAACCTATGCCGCGCTGATCCCGATCAAGAAATCGGCGACGTGGTGGGAGCTAACGCAGGAAGAGCGGCGGCAGATTTTTGAGGACCGATCGCACCACATTGCGGCGAGCCTGAAATACCTGCCGGCGGTCGCCCGGCAGCTCTATCACAGCCGCGATCTCGGCGAGCCCTTCGACTTCCTGACCTGGTTCGAATACGCGCCCGCCGATGCTGATGCGTTCGAGGAACTGGTCCGCACGCTGCGCGCCACCGAGGAGTGGCGCTATGTCGAGCGCGAGGTGGATATCCGCATGGAGCGCGAGCGGCTGGACGCGGGGTGA
- a CDS encoding gamma-glutamylcyclotransferase family protein: protein MISDRLFVYGTLMRGFDHPMAQLLSRSADFLGAATCRGRLYLIKHYPGLVLSDDPADIVFGELYRLRDRDALLGEFDMYEACGAGFPEPTEYIRRMLQVTHEDGAAGEAWTYVYNWPVTGLPQIASGKFLEN from the coding sequence ATGATTTCAGATCGTCTGTTCGTCTACGGCACGCTGATGCGCGGCTTCGACCATCCGATGGCGCAGCTTTTGTCGCGCAGCGCGGATTTTCTGGGCGCAGCCACCTGCCGTGGCCGGCTCTACCTCATCAAGCATTATCCGGGGCTGGTGCTCTCGGACGATCCCGCCGACATCGTATTCGGCGAACTGTACCGCCTGCGTGACCGCGACGCCCTGCTCGGCGAGTTCGACATGTATGAGGCCTGCGGCGCCGGCTTTCCGGAACCGACCGAATACATCCGCCGCATGCTGCAGGTAACGCATGAAGACGGCGCGGCCGGCGAGGCGTGGACCTACGTCTACAACTGGCCGGTCACCGGCCTGCCGCAGATCGCCTCGGGGAAGTTTCTGGAGAACTAG